From Homalodisca vitripennis isolate AUS2020 chromosome 1, UT_GWSS_2.1, whole genome shotgun sequence, the proteins below share one genomic window:
- the LOC124356909 gene encoding uncharacterized protein C5orf49-like, with protein MPKAWFTPQQYIQARQYTWQKLEKDKNLVLVDIPENEKITYFNRPKKEIKKSQYDILFHFEHGWDQKMWRSDRSNPKIFQDGIHNEEEERIVPVLTSSIYGHRRTNLEGKSLFVNKRFQSTREFYRVNSVNMKPSHGLPKDQSTNCEM; from the exons ATGCCTAAAGCATGGTTCACTCCCCAACAGTACATACAAGCAAGGCAGTATACATGGCAAAAACTGGAGAAggataaaaatttagttttagtg GACATACCAGAGAATGAAAAGATAACATACTTCAATAGGCCCAAGAAGGAAATTAAGAAAAGCCAGTATGACATTCTCTTTCACTTTGAACATGGATGGGATCAGAAGATGTGGCGCTCTGACCGCAGTAATCCAAAGATTTTTCAAGATGGCATACACAATGAG GAAGAAGAACGAATAGTACCAGTGCTTACATCTTCAATATATGGACACAGAAGGACTAACCTGGAGGGAAAGTCATTGTTTGTGAACAAGCGATTCCAGTCTACAAGAGAGTTCTACAGAGTTAATAGTGTCAACATGAAACCTTCCCATGGTTTACCGAAGGACCAAAGCACCAACTgtgaaatgtaa
- the LOC124368052 gene encoding zinc finger BED domain-containing protein 5-like, protein MDIQLLPEELQEEGIEIKNDSAARYDFDKMDKPSFWLKYLKVYPSVSGKAVRMYLPFSTTYMCEKAFSTLVAIKTKYRNKLDVESDLRCALSETQPRICQLIQNMQAHPSH, encoded by the coding sequence ATGGACATACAGTTGCTGCCAGAAGAGTTGCAAGAGGagggaatagaaataaaaaatgactcTGCTGCAAGATACGATTTTGACAAAATGGACAAGCCCTCATTTTggttaaagtacttaaaagtttACCCCAGTGTTTCAGGGAAAGCTGTTCGGATGTACTTGCCTTTTTCAACAACATACATGTGCGAAAAAGCGTTTTCAACTCTTGTGGCGATCAAAACCAAGTACCGCAACAAACTTGATGTCGAAAGTGACCTACGCTGTGCTTTGTCTGAAACTCAACCCAGGATCTGTCAGCTTATCCAGAACATGCAAGCGCACCCATCtcactaa